The Elephas maximus indicus isolate mEleMax1 chromosome 11, mEleMax1 primary haplotype, whole genome shotgun sequence genome contains the following window.
tacattttaaattcttattttgtGAGATGGCTTGAGAAAAATTGGCATACAGGTTTCCTATGGGATTAGGTATTTCTCATTATTACTCAGTTTATTGCTCCCCTGTTGGGCTTTCAGTTTAATAAACATGTAGCGAGCTCTAATTacaagtgaagaaaaatgaaggtaCATGACAAAACACAACACACTGGATACACTTGTTCAAATGTTTTCTcccgctcccccccccccccccccgccgccaaaAACTGTTCATGGAACTTATTTTAATTTGGTGCAATTCAAAATGTATAAAAAGCCTTAGGCGCTAAAGGAAGGCAGTGtttcccaaaaagaaaaaaggaaaaaaaacagcatGGCATTATctccactgaattttacatggaTTCTCATGTTTAATTCTACTTGTGTACATAGCGTCTTTGTTTCAATCTACCGCATTTAGACAAGATCACACTGTATGCACTTAGTACAGTTTGACACCTAAATAGAATATGTCTATCTTGTAGCATGATTTTGAAAAATCATAAATTACAGTCCATTTACTAAATGATTATGAGGATACATGCAATCATCTTCAAAGCTGTTGCCGTCAACACTCAGAACAATTTGCCTGGCATCTTGTCAAGACTTTCCATTCCGCCCTTCACGGCTATCTTCGGCTTAATCAATGGCAAACCAGAGGCCAGTGCTTGGCACCCAAAGGTCAGTGTTGCCCCCTCTTCTCACCCGGATCCCATCACCAACACCTGCTCACCCCCTAAGTTGGCACCCACAAGAGACGCTCCTCTGCAGCCCCCTTCAGCCACAGGATATCACAGTGAAGCGCTTGGAAATGCATGACATGTTGTGGAGCACTATGCCGAGGAGGAAGACCAAGACGCAGGCCACCAAGATCACAGTGCACACCCCGGACCAGGTAGAGCTTTTCACCACGCCCCGCCTGTCTTGCTCCTCCTCTGTGGCCTCCAGGGGCGTCCCGCCTTGCAGAGGCTGCTGCTCAGCGGGGATGGTCACCACGGCTACCGACTTCTGCTGGCTCCCAGGCAGCAGCCGGCAGCCCATGTCTCCCGGCAGCAGTGTGCGCTCCTTGGAGATGGGCAGGGGTAGCATGTAGCACCCATTGCTGGGGAGTTTGATGAAGACCGGGGTGTGCTCCGAGGTGTGCGGGATGGCGATGACGGCGAGGACCTCGGGGTCATCGGGGAGCTGCGACACAGAGAAGCCAGGGGGCAGCTTGGTAATGCCACGGCACCAGGGGCAGCGCACGTCCTTCTGGCTGGTCCTCATCTGCTGGAGGCACACCGAGCAGCAGGTGTGCTTGCAGTCCAGCAGCTTGGGCCTGCGCCGCGGGCTGTAATAATTGAAGCAGATCTGGCATTCCAGCAGAGAATCCTGGGAGAGCGTCTCCATGGTGGACAGGGAGCAGGAAGGCCAAGTCCCAGGTCGAGGGCAGGGGCTTCTCCTCAGCGCCCACCACGCCTGCACCTTCTTTCTTCCTGCTGTTCCAGTGCCAGGAGGGGGTCCAGGGGCTCACAGGCATCTAGCATACTTGAGTGTGCACATTTCTGGAGGAGACAAAAAATGCAGAGTTAATAATTTCAAACAAGCTCAGATCTTAATATAGCTAATGGATTTGTACCCCTGCTTTCTTGAGACAAAAGGATCTTCTCATAGAGTCTTCCATGAGAACACAGTCCTgtgacaccctgaatctggaccaCTAGTTcctaaaactgtgagacaataggtttctgttcttataagccacccactttgtggtactttgttacggcagccctagaaACTGATATACCAATATTGAGACAGTGACCACAAGTTATTTATTTACcttcctttgaaaaaaaaaatttttttttttatatataaaaactcACCACTCGTCTATTAATCTGTCATACTGtaatggtttgtgtgttgctttgatgctggaagccatgccacaggtgtttcaaataccagcaaggtcacctatggtggacaggtttcagcatagcttccagcctaagacagactaggaggaaaggcttcATGgtcggtctacttccaaaaatcagccactgaaaatcttatggatcacaacagaatcatgtccaatatagcactggaagatgaggtccttaggttggaagacaccACACAATAGTCGCAACAACAGACCCAAACACACCcacgatcacgaagatggcataggaccaggcaacatttcattgttatacataaggtcaccatgagtcagagctgcctcgacagcaactaacaatgacaacacacGTAAAAATAGGAAAGCAGTGTTAGAGTAGAAAGAATAGGGGCTGTGGCCTCAAAGAACCTTGGTTCGAGTCCGCTCTGTCACTAACTGGCTGTGCCAGCtaagcaagtcatttaacttctctgagcctgccCATTCCCCTGCCAAACAGGGTGGTGGAATGATGGTGAAGGCCAGTGAGTTCCAAGTGCTCCCGTACTGCCATGTAGGGAAGGGCCAGAGAGCGCTAGTGCcagttctctccttcctcctgacCTGGCACAGTGCTGCTCTGCCCAGAGCCACTATGAACACCACTGTGAACAGCTCGGGAGGAGGAGAGGAGTGTGTGTGTTCTACCTTGGCCCAGCCCCAAGACCGGCCATGctaccatttttcaacaaaacCAACATGCAATTTTATTCATGATTTATGTTCCAAGTAATGTTCACTTAATTTATGTTAAGCTCCCTTAAAATGAGGTTATACTACTCCAATTCCAACTCTGCCCAAAAAAGTTCTAGGCCTTACACTACCTGGCTGAACACAAGAGCAGGATGGGAAAACAGTCCCTCTTTTCAGGGCTTCACTTGACAGCAGCCTTCCTGAGTTACACACTGACTTGTACTGCATTCCAGTTTATTTTCTGGAGCGTAATTAGTAATGGTGATGATTAGTTAGGTACAGAGAAGAGATTTATGAGGCTGTGGACCAGGGCTAATAGTAAATCATTCTTTCCCCCTTTCATCATAAACTCAAAATATATGCATCAACtataagaagaaagagaaaggcagCAAGGGCCAcggagggtagaaaagaaactcaaaaattcCTTGTCAAGTGTATTATATACAAGTTCAATGTGGTGATTGCTTCAGCAACCTACGTTTGGTGTCCCTTGCCTTATAGGAACAAGATGTGATGCTCAAATAAAAtacttattaaattttaaaaggtaaGAATACTTTGGTAggatacaaaagaataaatatatacTGAAATATACTGGAACATTTTAAGTGTCACTACAATTTATTTGGAAAAAATCTGAAATAAAGATCAAACAGACTACAGAAAAAGGAATAGCCAGTAAGGGAGGGaactctcaaaataattatggttTGTAAGACAGAACTTATTTTCATAAATAATATAAATTGTACAACATACATATGAAAGGCATTTTGTATCAAAAGCCTTGAATAGTCATTGAACTTGATACTAATGTGTGCCttggctttaaaatattttttaaaaatgggttgAGATTTGTGTATATGGGGGAAGGGTGACTGGGGGGGGAAAAGGCCACAAATCAaaggtatgtgtgtatttatgtgtgtgttttgctgtggttGCTTTGGAGGAGTTGGTTTACAACATCAATATATTGTCGCAAAGTaatactcttctttttttaacaacataattttaaagcagccctggtggtacaatggttaagcgcttggttgctaactgaaaagtttgcagttcgaatccacccagcagcaacgtgggagaaagacctggtgatctgctcccataaagattacagcctaggacacattatggggcagttccactctgtcacgtggggtcgctatgagttggaatcgactctatagcacctaacaacagcaacatataatTTTAAGTATCTTTATAATAGGTGTGGTAAAGTGCTTTCCATAAATTTAGTGGGTGGTAGATAACAAAGGTCACCGACATTGAATTTTTATAATCCCAATTGCTTTAGAAGTCTAGGCAAATGAACCTGAGGACAAAAAAGTCAATGAAATAAATAATCTAAATGGTTTTACTCTGCTTGTACTCTTAAGCATCACCAAACGTTCCTGATTTACATTTCAGCAGTTGCATTGTGAAGCCTTTCTGTGCAACTGTGGCCATTGTTCAATATCGATCACATCTGATTGACCTTGAATTGTTCCATCTGACAGTCTACTCAAGGACCTTAAATTTAACGGTTGCTCGGTGAGGAATCTCAAAGTCAGAGATTAAACTAGATActgtactgtttttctttttctactgaAATAGCATCTCTTTCTAATACAGGTCATTTACTTAATTCttcaagaaaatataataaatatttgaaatgggATTAAACAAAATAATTACAATTCCATTTAATTCAGTATTTCAGCTGGCAAAACCACTTAGTTATATTGGACCTTCACAAACACTCTGATTTTGCAAAGATGAGAATGGCCTGGCTGGTGGCAGCTGTTGTCACTGACTTTGGTCCTCTGGTAGCAGAGAGCAATTATTTCAGGACACGATTGCTAATGCATTTATGGTCCAGTTGATGTGACTACAGTCTTTGTTTTACTGGAGAAGGCAGTGGATTCCAGGACTCGGACAAATCTCACTTAAGAATTCTATTGGCCCAAACTATACCTGACCTGCTTCCTTCTGTGAGTATACTGGTTTGCCATATTTGACAATGCAAAGGATCCAGAGAATGAAAACTGTCCTTTAAAAGTCTTGGGTGacctagaaggcaggaggtggtGGCAGTGCTATGGGCAGGCTGGCCTTGGCATAGATAGTTGAACAGGGAGAGAGCAGCAGGCCAGCAGCCAGAATGCCAAGGTCACACCAGGGACTCACCACACAACCAAAGGATGGCCCTGCCACCACTGCCCACTGGGAGAAGAATGAGTCTGACAGGACTGGCTACAGCCTGGGTGCTGCCCTGGTCTGCAAGCAACATAGAGCCAAGGGCATGCCTGCTCCAGAGCTGCTGCGATGCTCCACCGGTCTGCAAAAACACAACTAACCACGCAGCCACAACTGAACCACAGCCACCAGAGGTGTATTTATTTAGCCATAGAGCATTTCACTTAAGTCTCAGTATTATTATACAAACTGGAAAAAGACTCATGAACTTGATCTCAAAAGTGTACACATAAccttgatgtctctgtttctcaATTCCACTCTATCCAGAGTTCGGCAATgcatatctaaaaaataaaaatatattggaATCAAGAAAATTCTAAGGACTAAAGCCCAAATTGCAGTATTGATTTGCAATGAGTGATGCCAAccactggttttggtttgttttaatatCTATCAGACTGTCAGTACTGGTAGGAATCAGGAGACAAGGATTTTAGCTCTAATTTTGACCTTAACTAGATGGGTTACCATAGCAAATCACCGCACTCTTGTGCTGCagttttctcacttgtaaaaCTGCAAGTCTGGATTAGATGATCTTCTAAAGTACTTTCTAGTAAAAATATTCTATGgtcttgacagcacccaacaacaataagtaACTGTTGAGCACACTGCCGCCAGGCTGAACGTTCTGTGCTTAGTATGCCTGACAGATCATCTATTGATACCATTTGTTAAGGATCTCACAAGAATGCACACTTACCTGAGAAGTGAGCATCTCAACAAAATGGAATGGGAGGCAGCTTAACGTTAGAAATCTTTCTTTAGGTCTTTGGCTTAATGAGTGACTCTGGCTGGagccggagtccctgggtggtgcaaacggttaacatgcttcgCCACTAAgccaaagttggaggttcgagtccacccagaggcacctcaaaagaaaggactggcaatctacttctcacgaataaaccactgaaaaccctgtggagcacagttctactctgacacacatggggttgccatgactccgagttgactcaatagcagctggtTAGCTAAAGCTAACATCTATCAGATATACCTGCAACTTCAATTCTtagcatcaaaataaaaactattttattaaaaaaaaaaaagtcttcccacattcaaaagaaaagaaaatctattttaTGTCTAATCAGCATCCTTTCCAGGTCAAGTAAGATACCTGTATGACCCATACTTGTTAACAGGTGAGGGTGGTCCCAACTCTGTTGAAGAGAACCCAGCATTCCTCCACCTCTCACAGAAGGCCAAGGGTGTCTCCCTCTGGCATTACTAAGACACACTGCTTTGTCTTCACTTGCTCTGATTACCCAGTGATGGTGAGGAAAAAGTTGCTGGCGATCATAAAAGTAGGGAAGAGTTATAAAAGACTGTCAGGGGATTCCCCAGCTTCCTGGAGGGAGGGGTTGATAAGTGATTCCAGCAGACAGATGGGCAagcaaaggaaatggaaaatgatCCACTACCCCAACTGCTACAATTCTGAAGAGTTGAGGGAACTAACAAGTCAAGCACATAGGCAAAATCAAAGaagcaaaaacaacagaaatcctGTCTCATCAATGTTTGGACATCTACTAAGGCAAAATCTGTAGTGGGGGTTGAGAAAAGGGAAAGCTCAATCACCCAACATTTGCTGGGAACCCACCATGTGCCAAGTGTTCTTCAAAGTACTGGAGCTATTGTGGCAAATGAGACAGggcccctgccctcaagaagcctCAATGGGAAATCCAAAGGAAAGAATAATTTAAAGAGAAGAACCACAGGCAAGAAGGAAGGTAGACACACACTGAAAGGGGACTCTTCTTCAATTGATCATTACTGGGATTGGACAAAACCACAACTACCATCACCTGTTAGAGCAGGATATGGGAAAGGATACTAGAACCCAAAGATCTTACAAGCTGATCCATTGTTCTTTCCACTCCAGAGGCACTAGAGAGCAAGACAAGTCTGAGGGAAGGACCTGAAATATCCTTTATTTGATCAAGCATCACTCATGGTAGCATCTTAAGGCAGAGTCAAAAGACAGCCAGCCCAAAGCCAGGGAAACCCATTAAGTCACTGTTGGGGGTTAAAGGTTTTAGGGCTGGGAACAGTGCATTAAAGAACACAAGGGGCTCTGAGAAAGCAAGCTCCCTGGAGATCAAGGACCCCTCTCTGCTCTGGGCTTCCATTACCCCTGCTCTTCACATGCAGGGTGCAAAGAACCATAGAAGGCCCCAAACAAACTTcctacatatacatttatattctTATAATATGAACCACACATCCATATTCCGCACTCCTGTGTTTTACCCAACTACAAATTGCAGACCAAATtcatttattgttgtaaaaacacAGATAGCACAACATTTGCCAAggtaacatttttcaggtgtacaattccATGACAcgaattacatcaatcatgttgtgcaatcattacCAATAGCCATTGCCAGATTTTCTTTCACAATAAACAGAGTCTCAGCCAGACTAAATTTTAACtttaaatctgttttttaaaaatgctttcccACTATATTTATCTATATCAGAGGTATgcagactttttctgtaaagaaacaGGAAGTAAGGATTTTAGGCTTTGAGGGCCATGCTCTGCCACTGAGGTGGGAAAGTAGTCACAGGCAATACGTCAAGGAATGAGTGAGGCTGTTTTCCAGAAAAActgcatttataaaatataagccaCAGCTGGATTGGGCCAGTGGGTCATTCTCTATCGGCTCTGACCTTAAACCATGATAATCAGTATGTTATTTCAGAGACATCTATCCCCTAATCAGTTTGTTGCTCCACAGATCGTTACCTTAGCTgagttttctgtaaatctaaagaatacaaaatattttccTAATTATTTGAGGGAGATAAGAGACTATCAGTTTTCCAGATGCAACgtctctttaaaaattatttccagaTAACAGGAGGAAAGAAAGTTTAGTGACGGCcatcaataaaaaaacaaacaacaacaaaaaacccattgccatccagtcaattccaactcatagcaaccctacagctgcactataggacagagtagaactgccccatagagtttccaaggagtgcctcgtggattcgaactgccaactttttggttagtagacatagctcttaaccagggcacCACCAGAGTTTTCTGGACATTAATAGTCACCAATACTTGCCTGTCAAGCCAACAGCAAGAACTAACGCCATTAGTGAGGACAGACAGGCAGGCTTCTTCACACTTAGAAACATGGGTCCAGAGACTCCAAGTTCATTGTGATAGCTCCAGATGAACAtctggagacaaaaaaaaaagcgcATCTTCTTTTTTGGCAGAACTTCACAGAGACACGATGATCAATGCCTCCTGATGGTCTGCACTTTGGACAcaattttgggttttatttgcATAGTTATGGCAGGTCATGAAGGAGCTAAACAAATTTATATTTGGCCTGGTTAATCT
Protein-coding sequences here:
- the RNF152 gene encoding E3 ubiquitin-protein ligase RNF152; the encoded protein is METLSQDSLLECQICFNYYSPRRRPKLLDCKHTCCSVCLQQMRTSQKDVRCPWCRGITKLPPGFSVSQLPDDPEVLAVIAIPHTSEHTPVFIKLPSNGCYMLPLPISKERTLLPGDMGCRLLPGSQQKSVAVVTIPAEQQPLQGGTPLEATEEEQDRRGVVKSSTWSGVCTVILVACVLVFLLGIVLHNMSCISKRFTVISCG